In Equus przewalskii isolate Varuska chromosome 6, EquPr2, whole genome shotgun sequence, one DNA window encodes the following:
- the TIMM29 gene encoding mitochondrial import inner membrane translocase subunit Tim29, which translates to MATAALKRLWSRGRGEAGGTEAAKPGVWARLGAWARALLRDYAEACGDAAAAARARPVRAAAYAGLLGGAAACCALAPGEAAFEEALLDASGTLLLLAPATRNRASEAHVQRLLWLRGRGRLRHASLGLCSLVYEAPFDAQTSLYQARCRYLQPRWADFPARVLDVGFAGRWWVLGARMRDCDINDDEFLHLPAHLRVIGPQQLRSEANERLFDEKYRPVVLTDDQVDQALWEEQVLQKEKREQLALSQADSLLPPEGAR; encoded by the exons ATGGCGACGGCCGCTCTGAAGAGGTTGTGGTCCCGAGGCCGCGGGGAGGCGGGCGGCACTGAGGCCGCGAAGCCGGGTGTGTGGGCGCGGTTGG GCGCCTGGGCGCGCGCGCTGCTCCGGGACTACGCCGAGGCCTGCGGggacgcggcggcggcggcccgggccCGGCCGGTGCGCGCGGCCGCGTACGCAGGGCTGCTGGGCGGCGCGGCGGCCTGCTGCGCGCTGGCGCCGGGCGAGGCGGCCTTTGAGGAGGCGCTGCTCGACGCGTCGGGGACGCTGCTGCTCCTGGCGCCGGCCACGCGCAACCGCGCCTCGGAGGCGCACGTGCAGCGGCTGCTCTGGCTGCGGGGCCGCGGGCGCCTGCGCCACGCCAGCCTGGGCCTCTGCTCGCTGGTCTACGAGGCGCCCTTCGACGCCCAGACCAGCCTCTACCAGGCTCGCTGCCGCTACCTGCAGCCCCGCTGGGCCGACTTCCCCGCCCGGGTGCTGGACGTGGGCTTCGCGGGCCGCTGGTGGGTGCTCGGGGCCCGCATGCGCGACTGCGACATCAACGACGACGAGTTCCTCCACCTGCCGGCGCACCTGCGCGTCATCGGGCCCCAGCAGCTGCGCTCCGAGGCCAACGAGCGGCTCTTCGACGAGAAGTACAGGCCGGTGGTGCTCACGGACGATCAGGTGGACCAGGCgctgtgggaggagcaggtcCTGCAGAAGGAGAAGCGGGAGCAGCTCGCCCTGAGCCAGGCCGACTCTCTGCTGCCGCCGGAGGGCGCGAGATGA
- the YIPF2 gene encoding protein YIPF2 isoform X1: MAAADELAFHEFEEATNLLAETPEAATTSRSEQLTPQGHVAVAVGSGDSYGAEDEVEESDKTALLQEEKQQPGFWTFGYYQSFFDVDTWQVLDRIRGSLLPRPGHNFVRHRLRNRPDLYGPFWICATLAFVLAITGNLTLLLAQRRDPSIHYSPQFHKVTVAGVTIYCYAWLVPLALWGFLRWRQGVRERLGPYTFLETVCVYGYSLFVFIPTVVLWLIPVPWLQWLFGVLALALSAAGLVFTLWPVVREDTRLAAAVLLSVVVLLHALLALGCKFYFFQPLPPAHVAPPPRATALPPSILLPPTSPWSVATPDGQSLQAQHERTLLPALPTLRP; the protein is encoded by the exons ATGGCAGCTGCCGACGAGCTGGCCTTCCACG AGTTTGAGGAAGCCACCAATCTGCTGGCCGAGACTCCAGAGGCAGCCACCACCAGCAGAAGTGAGCAGCTGACTCCGCAGGGACACGTGGCTGTGGCCGTGGGCTCAGGGGACAGCTATGGAGCTGAGGACGAAGTGGAGGAGAGTGACAAGACCGCG CTCctgcaggaggagaagcagcagcccgGCTTCTGGACCTTCGGCTACTATCAGAGCTTCTTTGACGTGGACACCTGGCAG GTCCTGGACCGGATCAGAGGCTCGCTGCTGCCCCGGCCTGGCCACAACTTTGTACGGCACCGTCTGCGGAATCGGCCGGACCTGTATG GCCCCTTCTGGATCTGTGCCACGCTGGCCTTTGTCCTGGCCATCACGGGCAACCTGACGCTGCTGCTGGCCCAGAGGAGGGACCCCTCCATCCACTACAGCCCCCAGTTCCATAAGG TGACCGTGGCGGGTGTCACCATCTATTGCTACGCCTGGCTCGTGCCGCTGGCGCTGTGGGGCTTCCTGCGGTGGCGCCAGGGCGTCCGGGAGCGCCTGGGGCCCTACACCTTCCTGGAGACCGTGTGCGTCTACGGCTACTCCCTCTTCGTCTTCATCCCCACCGTG GTCCTGTGGCTCATCCCTGTCCCGTGGCTGCAGTGGCTCTTCGGGGTGCTGGCTCTGGCCCTGTCAGCCGCCGGCCTGGTGTTCACCCTCTGGCCTGTCGTCCGCGAGGACACCCGGCTGGCGGCGGCCGTGCTGCTGTCTGTCGTCGTGCTGCTCCACGccctcctggccctggggtgTAAG ttttacttcttccagcCGCTGCCTCCGGCGCACGTGGCACCTCCACCCCGGGCCACGGCTCTGCCCCCAAGCATACTGCTGCCACCCACCTCGCCATGGTCCGTGGCTACCCCGGATGGCCAGAGCCTGCAG GCCCAGCACGAAAGGACGCTTCTGCCTGCCCTACCCACCCTCAGACCATGA
- the YIPF2 gene encoding protein YIPF2 isoform X2: MAAADELAFHEFEEATNLLAETPEAATTSRSEQLTPQGHVAVAVGSGDSYGAEDEVEESDKTALLQEEKQQPGFWTFGYYQSFFDVDTWQVLDRIRGSLLPRPGHNFVRHRLRNRPDLYGPFWICATLAFVLAITGNLTLLLAQRRDPSIHYSPQFHKVTVAGVTIYCYAWLVPLALWGFLRWRQGVRERLGPYTFLETVCVYGYSLFVFIPTVWLFGVLALALSAAGLVFTLWPVVREDTRLAAAVLLSVVVLLHALLALGCKFYFFQPLPPAHVAPPPRATALPPSILLPPTSPWSVATPDGQSLQAQHERTLLPALPTLRP; the protein is encoded by the exons ATGGCAGCTGCCGACGAGCTGGCCTTCCACG AGTTTGAGGAAGCCACCAATCTGCTGGCCGAGACTCCAGAGGCAGCCACCACCAGCAGAAGTGAGCAGCTGACTCCGCAGGGACACGTGGCTGTGGCCGTGGGCTCAGGGGACAGCTATGGAGCTGAGGACGAAGTGGAGGAGAGTGACAAGACCGCG CTCctgcaggaggagaagcagcagcccgGCTTCTGGACCTTCGGCTACTATCAGAGCTTCTTTGACGTGGACACCTGGCAG GTCCTGGACCGGATCAGAGGCTCGCTGCTGCCCCGGCCTGGCCACAACTTTGTACGGCACCGTCTGCGGAATCGGCCGGACCTGTATG GCCCCTTCTGGATCTGTGCCACGCTGGCCTTTGTCCTGGCCATCACGGGCAACCTGACGCTGCTGCTGGCCCAGAGGAGGGACCCCTCCATCCACTACAGCCCCCAGTTCCATAAGG TGACCGTGGCGGGTGTCACCATCTATTGCTACGCCTGGCTCGTGCCGCTGGCGCTGTGGGGCTTCCTGCGGTGGCGCCAGGGCGTCCGGGAGCGCCTGGGGCCCTACACCTTCCTGGAGACCGTGTGCGTCTACGGCTACTCCCTCTTCGTCTTCATCCCCACCGTG TGGCTCTTCGGGGTGCTGGCTCTGGCCCTGTCAGCCGCCGGCCTGGTGTTCACCCTCTGGCCTGTCGTCCGCGAGGACACCCGGCTGGCGGCGGCCGTGCTGCTGTCTGTCGTCGTGCTGCTCCACGccctcctggccctggggtgTAAG ttttacttcttccagcCGCTGCCTCCGGCGCACGTGGCACCTCCACCCCGGGCCACGGCTCTGCCCCCAAGCATACTGCTGCCACCCACCTCGCCATGGTCCGTGGCTACCCCGGATGGCCAGAGCCTGCAG GCCCAGCACGAAAGGACGCTTCTGCCTGCCCTACCCACCCTCAGACCATGA